The nucleotide window ACATGTATGATGAGATTAGGATTGCTACTTTGTTTCTGCAAGAAAATGCTCAGTCATCAATATCGCCATTATTAATCCTGATCTCTAAGAGCTCTTCAAATGGTTGTCGACAAATTGGGCATCGGTTTGACTGAAGTCTCAATGTGTTTGCACATCCACTGCACATGCACTGGAGAACAGGAAAAagttattaataaattaagcAGCCAAAATGTTGAAGGCAGAAAACAGAAACCATCAGAGCACTGGAGAGACGATCAAATGTAAAATGCAACTCATGCAGTGGAAGACGACTCATTAGTCAGTACTTAACGAAAAAGCTGGACTGCATTAGTGGTTCTTACCATATGGCGGCATGGAAGAACTGCTGTATCTTTGGGTTCGGTCATGCATATTACACACTCCTTGCCTGAGCCATTGTTCTCATAATCTGGGCCAGAGTTTCCAATTCCATATATCTCATGCAGCTCGTAGCGAACATTATCAACCCATAAAATCTGCCTGATGATTCTCACTTTGAAAGTCCCTTCATGATCCTTCTCCAATACAGCTTGACTAATTTGCATATGGAGGGATGTTTTAGGCTGAGTATCACTAATATGATCCTCTGTTAAAACAGATGGAAGGCAGGTTGTAGCAGTTATTACAAGGGGAAACACACTGTCTTCTGATGATAGTTCGGAAAGATCGTCCATTTCAAAGAAACTCAAGTCAATGCCTGTCCCGAAAGGCTGACGAAATTTCTGTCCAAGTCCTCTCTGGAAAGGAACTGTTATAGGTACATGGACATGGGGATATATTGGAACAAATCTGCAATGAGGCTCTTCCTTGACAAAATAAAACACTGTGATGCTGTAcaacagaaaagaaaaaagaagaaaagtaatTTCATGATCTAAACTAGATAAGGGATTCAGCAATAAGATTtacttatcaaaataaataaagcaataagaTACAATCTGTAAGCTATTCGACAAGTAGTATCTACTGGTACTCCTGCCAATTTGGAGCACATAATTCCCACTGAACACCCACATActtaaatcaattaatatgaacCAGATCAccattataaaaatgaaatcaaCAGATTAAGTGACTTAACATTGTTTCTTTTGAGGCTCCAagcttttctttctcaaataaGTATTCAGCTAAAACATTTGAGGTTTTCAGTTCCAACACTGAATCTGTAAAAACGAAGATCAACAAATGAAGTGACACTACATTGTTTCATTTGAGGTTCAAGCAATTGCTCACTATCACCAGAAGATTTTAAAATACTTCTCAAATAAGTCTATCTCATTAATGAACATCTTACATGATCACAAAAAATAGGTACATAAAGAGCTTCCCTGAAACTCTGAAATGTACTAAAGACAACTTGCACAGAAGAGCATGGCCAAATTATGTTTCAGGGTACTATTTAGTAATTTCCATATGAATAGTATCAGTGTCACAAATAGGGACATGGCAACTCCAAAAGGTTGTGTTTCATTTGATAATTTTCTTCCCTCTCTTTTTCTTCCCCAAGTTCCTATCGTTATTTGACCTTCGCCACACAAACTTCTCTTCTTTCTGAACACAATGGTAAGACAGGGCCTTGTTGGCAATCACATGCAACAGtgaattttcttttagataGGTTCAATCTAAGTTGCTCGAACTCGGGTGCGGGTTTCCGATACGGGTGAGGATCTAAAGGTCggatccttcatgatctaatttttaagattcgggGATATGGATCATGTATGTATACGGGTGCGGGGATTcacctaaaaataattaaaatatctaaaaatagagttataaaacCTAAATCATGAAATATTATGTGGAGAACTTAAGGAGAATCCTGGAAGGAGATCAAAGGAAAAGGAGTGACATggaaatttctatataaaaggtattccatttccttcaatttcaccttataTTTTGTATCGATTacataaatcattaaaattgtcGAGACTATCCCCATCGATTTcggtcaaagtacccaaaagTGGTTGACCGAATCAGACACGGatcccacacccacacccatcgtgtcgacacgggtgcggcaccaaaagtgaagagtccaaACAACTTAGGGTTCAATCACATACAACATTGATGACAACTTGTCATTTGTAAACTACAAACACATAATGATGCAAGCAGAAACGAACGCAGTGAAGAACATGCCATATGATTTTGAAACTAAAAAATCTTCACGAAAAGGTTCTCAGATGACAAGTTTCtcacaagtttttcatgcagTTTAATGTACAAAACACGTAGGTCTCTTGTGGATGTAAAACGACTGAGCATTCTGTGGGAAATGgtggtggagatgagggtgagGATGGGTGGCTATTTCCGAGAACCAATTCAGATTCATGTCGGCCGCTCAACTACAAAAGGCATTCATCTCGTAAGAAGACTGGTGGAGCAGTATAGAGAAAGAGATGTGGTAATTTTCGAGAACCAATTCAGATTCATGTCGGGCGCTCAACTACAGAAGGCATTCATCTCGTAAGGAGACTGGTGGAGCAGTATAGAGAAAGGAAGGACTTACACATGGTATTCATCAACCTAGAAAAGGCTTATGACAAAGTCCGAGGGGTTCTATGAGAGCGCTTGGGGGTGTACCTGTGGGCTGTGGCGTACACAAAGGCAATCAAGGATATGTACGATAGAGGCAAGACCGGGGGACAGTGGGAGGAGACTCAAAGAACCTTCAAGCTTTGATGAGGTTGCACTAGGAATCAATCCCTATCTCGTTTGCTGATAGTGAACCAATGAATTTTGATGAAGTTCTTACTGACAAAAGGTGGAGACAACCCGAGGAGGAGGAGATCCAGTCAATAGAGAAGAACAACACTTAGGAGTTAACAACTCTTCCTAAGGATCATCGAGCAATTGGAGTCAAATGGGTATACAAGGTGAAGAAAAATACTCATTAAGAGGTGGAGAGATACAAGGCAAGACTTGTGGCTAAAGGCTACAAGCAAAGACATGGCATCAACTACGACAAAGTCTATGAACCTGTTGCCCGCATGGAGATCTCTTTGGTGGCACAAATGAAGTGGAAAATCCATCAACTAGATGTCAAATCGGCATTCTTAAATAGATATCTTGAATAGGATGTCTATGTTAAACA belongs to Solanum stenotomum isolate F172 chromosome 1, ASM1918654v1, whole genome shotgun sequence and includes:
- the LOC125869896 gene encoding probable E3 ubiquitin-protein ligase LUL4, coding for MGVSQSNNRRRNHNWNAYYSYPSSSSYSYYSSDPPYHAHPPPPFPFPPHLLPPPPPPSYSYPSTCHCTNPVVGRSVFTPYHNNDWSASYLPPPPHHQVVGMVTPSPYVETQQAKKVKSGVNVHKDSLKLEIDGQNPDHHLVSFVFDALFDGNITVFYFVKEEPHCRFVPIYPHVHVPITVPFQRGLGQKFRQPFGTGIDLSFFEMDDLSELSSEDSVFPLVITATTCLPSVLTEDHISDTQPKTSLHMQISQAVLEKDHEGTFKVRIIRQILWVDNVRYELHEIYGIGNSGPDYENNGSGKECVICMTEPKDTAVLPCRHMCMCSGCANTLRLQSNRCPICRQPFEELLEIRINNGDIDD